The Mycolicibacterium flavescens genome has a segment encoding these proteins:
- the drrA_4 gene encoding multidrug ABC transporter ATPase, which translates to MTEAASTAVHVRGLDKAYGPTQAVANLDLDVASGEVFAILGPNGAGKSTTIEILEGNRTRDAGLVQVLGEDPGTAGRSWRARIGIVLQEVSDAGMLSVHETVQMFASCYGTAREPADVLELVGLDAVADSRVRALSGGQRRRLDVALGIIGKPELLFLDEPTTGFDPEARRQFWQLIKLLAADGTTIVLTTHYLEEAAALADRVAVIADGRVVAVDSPTRLTEHVSSAATVRWMEGGQIRVETTDFPTEFVRRHSRDGAELAQLTISRPTLEDAYLHLIGQP; encoded by the coding sequence GTGACCGAGGCGGCTTCGACGGCGGTGCACGTGCGGGGACTCGACAAGGCCTACGGACCGACCCAGGCCGTTGCAAACCTCGACCTCGACGTCGCCTCCGGCGAGGTCTTCGCCATCCTCGGTCCCAACGGCGCAGGCAAGTCCACCACGATAGAGATCCTGGAGGGCAACAGAACTCGCGACGCCGGGCTTGTGCAAGTACTGGGTGAGGACCCCGGGACGGCGGGACGAAGCTGGCGGGCCAGGATCGGCATCGTGCTGCAGGAGGTCAGCGACGCCGGGATGCTGTCGGTGCACGAGACCGTGCAGATGTTCGCGAGCTGTTACGGCACCGCTCGAGAACCCGCCGACGTGCTCGAGCTCGTCGGCCTGGACGCCGTCGCGGACTCCCGGGTGCGGGCGCTGTCCGGCGGTCAACGCCGCCGCCTCGACGTCGCGCTCGGCATCATCGGCAAGCCCGAACTGCTGTTCCTGGACGAACCCACAACGGGTTTCGACCCCGAAGCGCGGCGGCAGTTCTGGCAGCTGATCAAGTTGCTGGCCGCCGACGGCACCACGATCGTGCTGACCACCCACTACCTCGAAGAGGCCGCCGCTCTGGCCGACCGTGTCGCGGTGATCGCGGACGGCAGGGTGGTGGCCGTCGACTCGCCGACGCGATTGACCGAGCACGTCAGCTCGGCGGCCACGGTGCGATGGATGGAGGGCGGTCAAATCCGGGTGGAGACAACGGATTTCCCGACTGAGTTCGTCCGTCGACACAGCAGGGATGGTGCGGAACTGGCGCAGCTGACGATCAGTAGGCCGACACTCGAAGACGCGTACCTCCACCTGATCGGCCAGCCATGA
- the tenA gene encoding putative transcription activator produces MSLAAQLWTENADVVAEVLANPFVRGIGDGSLDRDLFAGYIAQDAFFLESFARAYGLALSRSPDTATLLTFADLLAGVREELGLHASYAASWGIDMAGVEPAAATLAYTEFLLATAATADVGVVCAAMTPCMRLYAHVGVTLDADTAGPYAQWVQTYADPGFDEVASLLERLLDRQAVDVSAARVAYRRAMRLELAFFDAALKRGDQT; encoded by the coding sequence ATGTCACTGGCAGCGCAGTTGTGGACGGAGAACGCCGATGTGGTGGCCGAGGTGCTCGCCAACCCGTTCGTTCGGGGAATCGGAGACGGCTCGCTGGATCGAGATCTGTTCGCCGGCTACATCGCGCAGGATGCGTTCTTCCTCGAATCGTTCGCTCGTGCATACGGTCTGGCGCTTTCCAGGAGTCCGGATACCGCCACCCTGTTGACCTTCGCCGATCTGCTCGCAGGCGTGCGCGAAGAGCTCGGGTTGCACGCGTCCTATGCCGCGTCGTGGGGGATCGACATGGCGGGCGTCGAACCCGCTGCGGCGACGCTGGCCTACACCGAGTTCCTGCTGGCCACCGCCGCCACCGCCGACGTCGGCGTGGTGTGCGCGGCGATGACGCCGTGCATGCGGCTGTACGCGCACGTCGGGGTCACGCTCGACGCCGACACCGCGGGCCCGTATGCGCAGTGGGTGCAGACGTACGCCGATCCGGGTTTCGACGAGGTGGCCTCACTGTTGGAGCGGCTGCTCGATCGGCAGGCCGTCGATGTGTCCGCCGCCCGGGTTGCCTACCGGCGCGCGATGCGGCTGGAGTTGGCGTTCTTCGACGCGGCCTTGAAGCGCGGGGATCAGACGTAG
- the yeaN gene encoding major facilitator superfamily transporter, which yields MRVGRRDDEADLSPTQLNVGVEDSAEADRAPISVVAGGALLALAVILTALNLRPAVTSVAPLLGEMRAELGVSATWAGLLTTVPALCFAVAGLTAPRLAARIGLGRTISAALVALTVGLLARTVGGPHTVIAATLIACAGIALANVLIPVVIKGSFPARVGLMTGIYTAALQGGGALGSAVTPGLEDPLGGWRAALAAWAAVSFVALVAWLPTSRRHAGTWAANTAPAGGRRSLLRNRLAWTVTLFFGCQSLMAYIVMGWLPEVFIDNGVDKTQAGLLVGVTSLVGVPIALVIAPLAARSRGQSAWIVGLGAVGLVGTVGLMLAPGAQPLLWSVLIGVGMGVFALALAVIALRARNAEDTAQLSGMAQGFGYLIAGVGPFLFGLLHDLTHGWTVPWMMFLGVYVVQIALGALAGRPRYV from the coding sequence ATGCGTGTCGGGCGGCGGGATGATGAAGCAGACCTGTCGCCGACGCAGCTCAACGTGGGCGTCGAGGACTCCGCCGAGGCTGACCGCGCCCCCATTTCGGTGGTCGCTGGCGGTGCGTTGCTCGCGCTTGCCGTGATTTTGACCGCGCTCAACCTGCGCCCGGCCGTGACCAGTGTGGCCCCCCTGCTCGGGGAGATGCGCGCAGAACTCGGCGTCTCAGCGACGTGGGCCGGTCTCCTCACCACGGTCCCCGCATTGTGTTTCGCGGTCGCGGGGCTCACCGCGCCCCGGCTCGCCGCGCGCATCGGGCTCGGTCGCACCATCTCCGCCGCGTTGGTTGCGCTCACCGTTGGTCTGCTCGCCCGCACCGTCGGCGGTCCCCACACCGTGATCGCCGCGACGTTGATCGCCTGCGCGGGGATCGCGTTGGCCAACGTGTTGATCCCCGTGGTGATCAAGGGGTCGTTCCCCGCGCGGGTCGGGCTGATGACCGGGATCTACACCGCTGCACTGCAAGGCGGTGGTGCGTTGGGGTCGGCGGTGACTCCCGGGCTCGAGGACCCGCTGGGAGGGTGGCGCGCCGCGCTCGCGGCGTGGGCGGCGGTTTCCTTCGTCGCGCTCGTGGCGTGGCTGCCCACGTCGCGACGACACGCAGGCACGTGGGCGGCGAACACCGCCCCCGCCGGGGGCAGACGCTCACTGCTGCGAAACCGGTTGGCGTGGACGGTGACGCTGTTCTTCGGCTGCCAGTCGCTGATGGCGTATATCGTGATGGGTTGGCTGCCAGAGGTTTTCATCGACAACGGCGTCGACAAGACCCAGGCCGGTCTGCTCGTCGGGGTCACATCGCTGGTCGGTGTGCCTATCGCGTTGGTGATCGCGCCGCTGGCCGCGCGCAGCCGCGGACAGAGCGCATGGATCGTGGGTCTGGGCGCCGTGGGCCTGGTCGGCACGGTCGGCCTGATGCTCGCCCCCGGCGCGCAGCCGTTGCTGTGGAGCGTGCTGATCGGAGTCGGTATGGGTGTGTTCGCCCTGGCGCTCGCCGTCATCGCACTGCGGGCCCGAAACGCCGAGGACACCGCGCAATTGTCCGGTATGGCACAGGGATTCGGCTATTTGATCGCGGGCGTGGGCCCGTTCCTGTTCGGGTTGCTGCACGACCTCACACACGGGTGGACGGTGCCGTGGATGATGTTCCTCGGTGTCTACGTGGTGCAGATCGCGCTCGGTGCGCTGGCCGGTCGCCCGCGCTACGTCTGA
- the lutR_4 gene encoding GntR family transcriptional regulator, with translation MPLVTARRSGLVDQVIEQLRDSVARGEWPVGERIPNETVLVTSLGVGRNTVREAVRALAHAGILEVRQGDGTYVRATSEVSGALRRLCGAEWRDVLAVRRALEVEGARAAARRRTEDDLGELRALLARRDACLADGDTDEFARADAEFHLAVVRSSHNATLTELYRGLMEAIAASVASGQDAAVEVVDHGVLLDHIAAGDADRAARTAAEIIDGVLAGLPATDC, from the coding sequence GTGCCGTTGGTCACCGCGCGCCGGTCGGGCCTCGTCGACCAGGTCATCGAGCAGTTGCGGGACTCGGTCGCGCGCGGCGAATGGCCGGTCGGGGAGCGCATACCCAATGAGACGGTCCTGGTCACGTCGCTGGGCGTCGGCCGCAACACCGTGCGCGAGGCCGTCAGGGCGCTGGCCCACGCCGGCATCCTCGAGGTGCGGCAGGGTGACGGCACCTATGTCCGGGCCACCAGTGAGGTGTCGGGTGCGCTGCGCCGGCTCTGCGGCGCCGAGTGGCGCGACGTGCTTGCGGTCCGGCGCGCGCTGGAGGTCGAGGGCGCCAGGGCCGCGGCGCGCCGCCGAACCGAGGACGATCTGGGCGAGCTGCGCGCATTGTTGGCGCGTCGAGACGCCTGTCTGGCCGACGGGGACACCGACGAATTCGCCCGCGCCGACGCCGAATTTCACCTCGCGGTGGTCCGCAGTTCGCACAACGCGACGCTGACGGAGCTGTATCGGGGATTGATGGAAGCCATCGCCGCCAGCGTCGCCAGCGGCCAGGACGCGGCCGTGGAGGTCGTCGATCACGGTGTGCTGCTTGACCACATCGCCGCCGGTGACGCCGACCGGGCCGCGCGGACCGCAGCGGAGATCATCGACGGGGTGCTCGCCGGCCTTCCTGCAACCGACTGCTGA
- the lacC gene encoding ribokinase-like domain-containing protein, with the protein MTDRESRGDKSDGGSAVVIFAPLPVLTVTVENRSGEADIHVHAGGQGVWQSRMMSSLGVPVVLCSALGGETGDVLGHLLPAPNITVQTVPVSARNGAYVHDRRSGGREVIAEAEGSPLDRHELDSLYELTLTEGLTHGRVLLSGPQEDDVLPADLYRRLSTDLGANGCKVAADLSGERLEAVLAGGPDLIKVSHEELLDDGRAKSEDAKDLVAAMHKMRDEGANIVVVSRSGDAPALALLGEDDDDDVVEITMPTLEPADSAGAGDSMTAGIVAALTSGRPLREALQIGAACGALNVVRHGLGTGGARAVETLAERVELRPLK; encoded by the coding sequence ATGACAGACAGGGAATCTCGCGGCGACAAATCCGACGGCGGCTCCGCCGTCGTCATCTTCGCCCCGCTGCCCGTGCTCACCGTGACGGTCGAGAACCGCTCCGGTGAGGCCGACATCCACGTCCACGCCGGAGGCCAGGGTGTCTGGCAGTCACGCATGATGTCCTCGCTCGGCGTGCCGGTCGTGTTGTGCTCGGCGCTCGGCGGCGAAACGGGCGACGTCCTCGGCCACCTTCTGCCCGCACCGAACATCACCGTGCAGACCGTGCCGGTCAGCGCGCGCAACGGAGCGTACGTGCACGACCGCCGATCCGGCGGCCGCGAGGTGATCGCGGAGGCTGAAGGCAGCCCGCTCGACCGCCACGAACTGGACTCCCTCTACGAGCTCACCCTCACCGAGGGTTTGACGCATGGCCGGGTGCTGCTGTCGGGCCCGCAGGAAGACGATGTACTGCCCGCCGACCTGTACCGCCGCCTGTCCACTGATCTCGGCGCCAACGGCTGCAAGGTGGCGGCGGACCTGTCCGGTGAGCGGCTTGAGGCGGTGCTCGCCGGCGGACCGGACCTCATCAAGGTCAGCCACGAAGAGCTGCTCGACGACGGCCGGGCGAAATCGGAGGACGCGAAGGATCTGGTCGCCGCCATGCACAAGATGCGTGACGAAGGTGCGAACATCGTCGTCGTGTCCCGCTCCGGCGACGCTCCTGCCCTGGCCCTGCTCGGTGAGGACGACGACGACGACGTCGTGGAGATCACGATGCCCACGTTGGAACCGGCCGATTCGGCGGGTGCCGGAGACTCGATGACCGCGGGCATCGTCGCCGCGCTGACCAGCGGCCGGCCGCTGCGGGAGGCTCTGCAGATCGGGGCGGCGTGCGGTGCGCTCAACGTCGTGCGGCACGGGCTGGGCACCGGCGGTGCGCGCGCCGTGGAGACGCTCGCCGAACGGGTGGAGTTGCGCCCGTTGAAGTAG
- a CDS encoding ABC-type multidrug transport system, permease component, with amino-acid sequence MTDIEHVIVPSPPRHRATARAALPSPLRIGLSRVVPELKMFYRRPEQVVLTFSMPAVICLLLGSIFSAELPGSQTSTGAVIAASMLAYGILSTSFVNLGTSIAADRDTGALRRLRGTPTTASSYFVGKIVLVAVVSLAEAVLLLGVGVLVFGLRLPTDAYGWFTLAWVSVLGIVSCSLLGIFISNLASNAVSAAVITNGPSVALQFVSGTYVPLMILPAWMLVIGSLFPVKWMAQGFRSVLLPAEMVAFEPAGSWEHWRIFVVLAAWSIAGLIGCLALFRWSDRT; translated from the coding sequence ATGACCGATATCGAACACGTCATCGTCCCATCGCCGCCGCGACACCGCGCCACCGCACGAGCTGCGCTCCCGTCGCCGCTGCGCATCGGGTTGTCGCGGGTCGTTCCCGAACTGAAGATGTTCTACCGGCGGCCCGAACAGGTGGTGCTGACGTTCTCCATGCCCGCGGTGATCTGCCTGCTGCTGGGTTCGATCTTCTCCGCGGAACTGCCCGGGAGTCAGACCAGCACCGGTGCGGTGATCGCGGCGAGCATGCTCGCCTACGGCATCCTGTCGACGTCGTTTGTCAACCTCGGCACCAGCATCGCCGCCGACCGCGACACCGGCGCGTTGCGGCGGCTTCGGGGTACGCCGACAACGGCGTCGTCGTACTTCGTCGGCAAGATCGTGCTCGTCGCGGTGGTCAGCCTCGCCGAGGCCGTCCTGCTGCTGGGGGTGGGGGTGCTGGTCTTCGGACTGCGCCTGCCGACCGACGCCTACGGGTGGTTCACGCTCGCGTGGGTATCGGTCCTGGGCATCGTCAGCTGTTCACTGCTGGGCATCTTCATCAGCAACCTGGCGAGCAACGCCGTGTCCGCCGCTGTCATCACCAATGGCCCATCGGTTGCGCTGCAGTTCGTTTCGGGCACGTACGTGCCACTTATGATCCTGCCGGCGTGGATGCTGGTGATCGGCTCCCTCTTCCCGGTCAAGTGGATGGCCCAAGGTTTCCGGTCGGTGCTGCTGCCCGCCGAGATGGTCGCGTTCGAACCGGCAGGCAGCTGGGAGCACTGGCGCATCTTCGTCGTGTTGGCGGCGTGGAGCATCGCCGGGCTGATCGGCTGCCTTGCGTTGTTCCGGTGGTCGGACCGGACCTGA
- the bedC1_2 gene encoding Rieske (2Fe-2S) domain-containing protein, which produces MPATRPGEWLDPDSGLGLGLEDIQPDTFNTTISTDRYTCPAYAAGEREAIWMRAWQIAGRVEDLPKPGDWKKYEIMDQSFIIVRGKDERLRGFVNACRHRGNALCIAETGNAKRGFLCQYHLWSYDLEGRLKGLLRENLAGPIDKTENSLLSVSVDTFAGFVFLNPDPEAQPLREYLGEDVVTLLEPYNIDKFTTVMDVTEAIECNWKVVMDAFEEGYHINGIHPQLLQVLHINPRTARYRFFENHSVAMAPFEVTGASAQEQVEGMLALPETFPGTVAVIPRFQELLAPYQDEDGKVTFPDDVTPRLLLQQATREVLTGMGLDVSGLTDSQMVDNQGWVLFPNYFMTVRAGECHVIMSRPHPDGDPNRCIWHVASYMYVPEEFRDAVRAEAIVVDTPGSHKYFEALQQDYEQMPRQQKGLRNDRLDHMSLVKEEVVIAHFHSVIDRYMADAASK; this is translated from the coding sequence ATGCCAGCGACGCGACCAGGAGAATGGCTCGACCCGGACTCCGGGCTGGGTCTCGGACTGGAAGACATCCAGCCGGACACGTTCAACACGACGATCAGCACCGACCGCTACACCTGTCCCGCCTACGCCGCGGGTGAGCGGGAGGCGATCTGGATGCGGGCGTGGCAGATCGCGGGACGCGTCGAAGATCTGCCGAAACCCGGCGACTGGAAAAAGTACGAGATCATGGATCAGTCGTTCATCATCGTGCGCGGAAAGGACGAGAGACTCCGCGGTTTCGTCAACGCGTGCAGGCACCGCGGCAACGCGCTGTGCATCGCCGAGACCGGAAACGCCAAGCGCGGCTTCCTGTGTCAGTACCACCTCTGGTCGTATGACCTCGAGGGCAGGCTCAAGGGATTGCTGCGGGAGAACCTCGCCGGGCCGATCGACAAGACCGAGAACTCCCTGCTTTCGGTGTCGGTCGACACCTTCGCCGGCTTCGTCTTCCTCAACCCCGATCCCGAGGCGCAGCCGCTGCGGGAGTACCTGGGCGAGGACGTGGTCACGTTGCTCGAGCCCTACAACATCGACAAGTTCACCACCGTCATGGATGTCACAGAGGCCATCGAGTGCAACTGGAAGGTCGTGATGGACGCCTTCGAGGAGGGCTACCACATCAACGGCATCCATCCCCAGTTGTTGCAGGTGCTGCACATCAATCCCAGGACGGCGCGTTATCGGTTCTTCGAAAACCACAGTGTCGCAATGGCGCCGTTCGAGGTCACCGGTGCCAGCGCACAGGAGCAGGTCGAAGGAATGCTGGCGCTGCCGGAGACCTTCCCGGGGACCGTCGCGGTGATCCCGCGGTTCCAGGAACTCCTCGCGCCATATCAGGACGAGGACGGAAAGGTCACGTTCCCGGACGACGTCACCCCTCGCCTCCTGCTGCAACAGGCCACCCGAGAGGTGTTGACCGGCATGGGCCTCGACGTCAGCGGTCTGACAGACAGCCAGATGGTCGACAACCAGGGCTGGGTGCTGTTCCCCAACTACTTCATGACCGTTCGGGCGGGCGAATGCCACGTCATCATGTCGAGACCACACCCCGACGGTGACCCGAACCGCTGCATCTGGCATGTGGCCAGCTACATGTACGTGCCGGAGGAGTTCCGTGACGCCGTGCGCGCCGAGGCGATCGTGGTGGACACGCCCGGCAGCCACAAGTACTTCGAGGCGCTCCAGCAGGACTACGAGCAGATGCCGCGCCAGCAGAAGGGTCTGCGCAACGATCGCCTCGACCACATGTCGTTGGTCAAGGAGGAAGTCGTGATTGCGCACTTCCACTCGGTGATCGACCGCTATATGGCCGACGCCGCGAGCAAGTGA
- the srpR_2 gene encoding TetR family transcriptional regulator gives MAERWTKERRAEHTRQILLDAAEEVFARKGLTGAALEEIADAAGFTRGAIYSQFGAKEKLFLAVVDRQRQRFLDGFIEVMMSFHRLDDVDVDELADRWRQLSSGTDRAALGLELKLFLLRNPEALERVAAQRLETIRALGDFISKNVARIGGTMTMEAETLARVILAANDGITLDSHLDGEDLYRPYLQLVMSSIETSQ, from the coding sequence GTGGCCGAGCGGTGGACGAAAGAGCGGCGTGCCGAGCACACCCGGCAGATCCTGTTGGACGCCGCGGAGGAGGTCTTTGCCCGCAAGGGTCTGACCGGTGCTGCGTTGGAGGAGATCGCCGACGCCGCCGGATTCACTCGCGGCGCCATCTACTCGCAGTTCGGCGCCAAGGAAAAGCTGTTCCTGGCGGTCGTGGACCGTCAGCGGCAACGCTTCCTCGACGGGTTCATCGAGGTGATGATGTCGTTCCATCGCCTCGATGACGTCGATGTCGACGAGTTGGCCGACCGGTGGCGTCAGCTGAGCAGCGGAACGGACCGGGCGGCACTGGGATTGGAGTTGAAGCTGTTCCTGCTGCGCAATCCCGAGGCTCTCGAACGCGTCGCCGCTCAGCGGCTCGAAACGATTCGTGCGCTTGGCGATTTCATCAGCAAGAACGTCGCCCGCATCGGCGGGACCATGACCATGGAGGCCGAGACGCTGGCCCGAGTTATCCTGGCCGCCAATGACGGGATCACCCTGGACAGCCATCTGGACGGCGAAGACCTCTACCGCCCGTATCTGCAATTGGTGATGTCGAGCATCGAGACCTCACAGTAG
- the surE gene encoding survival protein SurE, which produces MPRALVTNDDGIDSPGLHALANAALDAGLEVIVAAPAEQASGASAALSAVRRDGRTVVEPREIPALDGVEAWAVQAQPGHIVAAALNGWFDPRPDLVLSGINHGANVGRAILHSGTIGAALTAKISDTRALAVSLDVALHPTGERYWETAAGLLAPVLELLLDAPDGTVLSLNVPDRPADEVGPLRHARLARGGAVQTRVEEVRDGGVRLSEVEVPDDPEEDTDSALLDAGHPTLTELRSVEAHDGELVRKWLADGP; this is translated from the coding sequence GTGCCGCGCGCACTGGTGACCAACGACGACGGGATCGACTCGCCCGGCCTGCATGCGCTGGCGAATGCGGCGCTCGACGCCGGGCTGGAGGTGATCGTCGCCGCCCCCGCCGAGCAGGCCAGCGGGGCGAGCGCCGCGCTGAGCGCCGTGCGCCGCGACGGCCGAACGGTGGTAGAGCCCCGAGAAATACCCGCCCTCGACGGTGTCGAGGCGTGGGCGGTGCAGGCCCAGCCCGGACACATCGTCGCCGCCGCACTCAACGGCTGGTTCGACCCGCGACCGGACCTCGTGCTGTCCGGAATCAACCACGGCGCCAACGTCGGCCGGGCCATCCTGCACTCCGGCACGATCGGTGCGGCGCTCACCGCGAAGATCAGCGACACCCGCGCCCTGGCGGTGTCGCTGGACGTCGCGCTGCATCCCACGGGCGAGCGGTACTGGGAGACCGCCGCAGGTCTGCTGGCGCCGGTGCTGGAACTGTTGCTCGACGCACCCGACGGCACCGTCCTGTCACTGAACGTCCCCGACCGGCCCGCCGACGAGGTCGGTCCGCTCCGCCACGCGCGGCTGGCCCGGGGCGGGGCGGTGCAGACGCGCGTCGAAGAGGTCCGCGACGGCGGTGTGCGCCTGAGCGAGGTGGAGGTACCAGATGATCCGGAGGAGGACACCGACAGCGCGCTGCTGGACGCCGGTCATCCGACGCTGACCGAGCTGCGATCGGTCGAGGCACACGACGGTGAACTCGTGCGCAAGTGGTTGGCCGACGGACCCTAG
- the rhmT gene encoding sugar phosphate permease codes for MSTYLPDRAVEDRTLTKVTWRLIPFLFLLYVVNYLDRVNIAFAGPNGMNDDLAMSAKTFGFASGIFFLGYLLLEVPSNIALNKFGGRRWLARIMVSWGIISAAIAFVPNAQTLIVLRFLLGVAEAGFFPGIILYLTFWFPEKQRSRAVSLFMVAVPVSTAVGSTISSLIIDWGHGFFGLAGWRFMFLVEGLPAVILGVICWFYLTDRPGTAGWLHNDEKDWLQTTLNQERAAAERSGHWPLKNALTHPRILALAFIYFGITYGLYAVGFFLPTIVAGFQEEYGVHLGVIQRGLVTSIPYAVAAIVMVPWAWHSDRTGERVWHVAIPAIVGGVTIPAALYMTDVYLAMLAVTLCTCAVMCALPVFWSLPSSFLTGAAAAGGIALINSLGNLSGFGGPYITGWLTDLTGNSKVALWVVGTLSLTAAALVVALGSRPRSADKE; via the coding sequence GTGAGCACTTACCTGCCGGATCGCGCCGTCGAAGACAGGACGCTGACCAAGGTCACCTGGCGCCTCATCCCGTTCCTCTTCTTGCTCTACGTCGTCAACTATCTCGACCGGGTCAACATCGCGTTCGCCGGACCCAACGGCATGAACGACGACCTCGCGATGAGCGCCAAGACGTTCGGCTTCGCCTCGGGGATCTTCTTCCTCGGCTACCTGTTGCTCGAAGTGCCCAGCAACATCGCCCTGAACAAGTTCGGCGGCCGGCGTTGGCTGGCGCGGATCATGGTGAGTTGGGGAATCATCAGCGCGGCAATCGCTTTCGTACCGAATGCGCAGACGTTGATCGTCCTGCGCTTCCTTCTCGGCGTGGCCGAGGCCGGCTTTTTCCCCGGCATCATCTTGTACCTCACGTTCTGGTTCCCCGAGAAGCAGCGGTCGAGGGCGGTTTCGCTGTTCATGGTCGCCGTACCCGTCTCGACCGCGGTCGGATCGACGATCTCGTCGTTGATCATCGACTGGGGACACGGCTTCTTCGGGTTGGCCGGCTGGCGTTTCATGTTCCTGGTCGAGGGGCTTCCCGCGGTCATACTGGGCGTGATCTGCTGGTTCTATCTCACTGATCGGCCCGGTACCGCGGGCTGGCTGCATAACGACGAAAAGGATTGGCTGCAAACGACATTGAACCAGGAGCGGGCCGCTGCCGAGCGCAGTGGTCACTGGCCGCTGAAGAACGCGCTGACCCATCCGCGCATTCTGGCCCTGGCGTTCATCTACTTCGGGATCACCTACGGGCTGTACGCGGTCGGGTTCTTCCTGCCCACCATCGTCGCCGGCTTCCAGGAGGAGTACGGCGTACATCTGGGGGTCATCCAGCGCGGACTGGTCACGTCGATTCCGTATGCCGTGGCCGCGATCGTGATGGTGCCATGGGCCTGGCACTCGGACCGGACCGGCGAGCGAGTCTGGCACGTCGCGATCCCGGCGATCGTGGGCGGTGTCACCATCCCGGCAGCCCTGTACATGACCGACGTCTACCTTGCGATGCTGGCCGTCACGCTGTGCACGTGTGCCGTCATGTGCGCGTTACCCGTGTTCTGGTCTCTGCCATCGTCTTTCCTCACCGGAGCGGCCGCCGCCGGCGGTATCGCACTGATCAACTCGCTGGGAAACCTGAGCGGGTTCGGTGGCCCCTACATCACCGGCTGGCTCACTGACCTGACCGGTAACAGCAAGGTCGCGCTGTGGGTGGTCGGCACGCTGTCGTTGACGGCGGCCGCTCTGGTCGTCGCCTTGGGCAGCAGGCCACGATCCGCCGACAAGGAATGA